DNA sequence from the Tissierella sp. MB52-C2 genome:
TGGAATTACTCCATTATTTATCTACTGAATATGGAAAAAGGCTATCATTTAACTTATCTCAAGAACCATCTTTCAATTATAAGATAAGATCTAATGTATTAGATGAGTTGAAATCCTTAGTTGAAAAAATTAACGGTTTTAATCATAAGGAAAATAATATATAATGGACATATTAATAAATAGCTAAGAAAGGATGTTATTATTGAAAAGAATAAATTATAGAAAATTCTTAGCCATAGGACTATTGGTGGCAATGATCTTTGCCATAAGTGGATGTACTAAGGGAAAGGAAGGCCTTGTTGCCAAAGTCGATGGTGAAGGTATAACAATTGAGGAATTTGAAAGTGATTTTGAAGTATATAAGAAAATATATGAGCAAAGACTTGGAGAAGGAGCAATGTCAGAAGTAGGAGAAGATGGTAAGACATTAGAGGAAAATCTTAAAAATGAAATAGTTCAGAAACTAATTATGGAAAAATTAGTAGCAAAAGAAGCTACTAAAATGGACATAAGTGTAACAGATGAAGAAATAGAAGAACAAATGTTAAACTATACTACTATGATGGGTGGACAAGAAAAGTTTGATGAATTTTTAGACAATAATAAAATATCAAAGGAGTTTTTCAAAGAAAACCTAAGAAAAGAGATATTATTTAATAAGCATAGAGAAACATTTATGGCCGAAACTAATATAAGTGAAAAAGAGGCACAAAAATACTTTAATGCTAACAAAGATGATTTAGTTGTAATAAAAGCAAGTCATATTTTAGTTAAGACTGAAGAAGAAGGTAAAAAAATCTTAGAGAGATTAAATGCAGGTGAAAAATTTGATGTACTGGCAAAGGATTTATCTATAGATAAGGCTTCAGCAGTAAATGGGGGAGATTTAGGTTATTTTACTAAGGGAAGTATGATATCAGAATTTGAAGAAGTAGCTTTTAATTTAAAGGTTGGAGAAATTAGTGATTTAGTTAAAACTGAAGTAGGTTATCATATAATCTATCTTGAAGATAGAAAAGATACCTTTGAAACTTTAAAGGATGATATAATGAAGTTATTGAAGGAACAGAAATACTTAAAATCTGTTCAAGATTTAAGAAGTAGTGCTAAGGTTAAAGTATATTTAGATTCAAAGGATTCAAAGAAGAAGTAATCAAACTATGTAAAATCAAAGGTCTAACAGTTATGTTAGGCCTATGTTTTTAACAAGAGTTAAAGTATTTAATGTAAACACTTTAACATAAAGTAACAAAGATGCATAAAAAATTCCTTTTAGTTAAATAATAATTCTACTACACAATTATTGTTTAAGGAGGAAAATAATGAAGGCCACAGGAATCGTTAGAAGAATAGATGAACTAGGCAGGGTTGTAATTCCAAAGGAAATTAGAAGGACACTTCGAATTAGAGAAGGTGATCCATTAGAAATATTTACCGATAGAGAAGGGCAAGTAATACTTAAAAAATATTCACCTATAGGAGAATTAAACGAATTTGCTCAAGAGTATTGTGACTCTCTACATGAAAGTACGAACCATACGGCTTTAATTTCAGATAGAGATTATATAATAGCAATATCTGGTGGTTCTAAGAGAGAATACTTAGAAAAAAGAATTAGCCCTGAATTAGAAAAGTTAACGGAAAGTAGAAGCACTTATGCAACTAGTGGTGATAATGATCCAATGAAAATAACATATGAGGATCCTAATTTAGATAAGTATTCTGCTCAAGTTATTGCACCTATAATTATGCAAGGAGATCCAATAGGTTCAGTTATACTTATATCAAAAGAACCAAATGCCGTTATGGGTGAATTAGAAGTAAAGTTAACGGAAACAGCAGCAGGGTTTCTATCTAAGCAAATGGAGAACTAGCAACCTACCCATCTTGGGTAGGTTTTATCTTTTATTTGTATTATTTTACTAAATTAAGTGATATAATATAAAAGATTATGTTATAGGGGGAAAATTAATGGATAAAAATAATAACTTTCTAAAGGGTGCAGCTATTTTAAGTATAGCTGGAATAATAACAAAAATTTTAGGGGCAATATATAGAATACCCTTATCCAATATAATACAATCTGAAGGTATGGGATATTATTCCACAGCATATCCTTTGTACACCCTATTACTTTCTATATCTACGGCAGGCTTTCCTGTAGCAATAGCCAAGCTTGTATCGGAGAAAAGGGCAGTGAAGGATTTTAAAGGTGCAGAGCGAGTTTTTAAAGTTGCACTAATGGGACTTTCCATAGGTGGATTACTTACATCTTTATTCTTATTTTTAACTGCAGATAGTATGGTAGAGAGAATGGGTAATAGTAATGCCTACTATGCTTTAGTTGCATTAGTACCAGCGTTATTTGTTGTACCTATTATGTCTGCCTTTAGAGGATATTTTCAAGGACGTCAGTTGATGACCCCAACTGCATTATCTCAAATAATGGAACAACTTTTTAGAGTAGGGTCAGGGCTGTTACTAACATATCTTTTATTAGATAAAGGAATTCCCATGGCAGCAGGAGGTGCTTCCCTTGGTGGCTCCATAGGTGCTATAATGGCAACCTTAACTATGATTTTCATTTACTTTTATGGTAGAAAAGAAGCTAAAAAAGAATTAGAAAGTAGCATTTATACAGAAGAGTATGGAATAGGAACTATTATAAAAGATCTTCTTATAATAGCAATCCCCATTACATTAGGTTCAGCCATTGTTCCAATAATGGACACCATAGATGTAGCAATTGTATTAAAGAGACTGCAATCCATAGGATATTTAGAATCAGAGGCCAATGCCCTATATGGTAATCTAAAAGGAATGGCTCAAACGGTAATTAACCTACCTCAAGTTTTCTCCTTGGCAATTGCCATGAGTCTAGTGCCAGTTATTTCAGATGCCAATGCAAGAAGGAAAAAGAAAGAAGTAGAAACTATTTCTTCTTCAGGTATTAGAATGACACTATTAATTGGATTACCTTGCGCATTTGGTTTATTTGTATTGGCAAGACCAATAATTGGATTATTATATTATAAAAATGATTTAGAAACCATAACTAATATAGGGAATCTACTGTCAGTTTTATCTTTTGGTGTAATATTTTTAACTTTAGTTCAAATCTTGTCTTCCATACTTCAAGGTTTAGGTAAGCCCATAGTTCCAGCTATAAACTTATTTATAGGAGCCATAGTTAAAGTAATACTTTCATATATTTTAACCGCTATACCAAGTATAAATATTTATGGCGCAGCCATTTCAACTGTGGCAGCCTTTGGTATTGCAGCGATTTTAGATTTAATAAGTGTAATATCTTTAGCTAAGGTGAAGTTAAACTTTAAAGATATATTTGTTAAACCTTTTATTTCATCATTATCAATGGCCATCGCTGCATTTCTCTCTTATTTATTTTTAATGGATATAATAGG
Encoded proteins:
- a CDS encoding peptidylprolyl isomerase; amino-acid sequence: MKRINYRKFLAIGLLVAMIFAISGCTKGKEGLVAKVDGEGITIEEFESDFEVYKKIYEQRLGEGAMSEVGEDGKTLEENLKNEIVQKLIMEKLVAKEATKMDISVTDEEIEEQMLNYTTMMGGQEKFDEFLDNNKISKEFFKENLRKEILFNKHRETFMAETNISEKEAQKYFNANKDDLVVIKASHILVKTEEEGKKILERLNAGEKFDVLAKDLSIDKASAVNGGDLGYFTKGSMISEFEEVAFNLKVGEISDLVKTEVGYHIIYLEDRKDTFETLKDDIMKLLKEQKYLKSVQDLRSSAKVKVYLDSKDSKKK
- the spoVT gene encoding stage V sporulation protein T — translated: MKATGIVRRIDELGRVVIPKEIRRTLRIREGDPLEIFTDREGQVILKKYSPIGELNEFAQEYCDSLHESTNHTALISDRDYIIAISGGSKREYLEKRISPELEKLTESRSTYATSGDNDPMKITYEDPNLDKYSAQVIAPIIMQGDPIGSVILISKEPNAVMGELEVKLTETAAGFLSKQMEN
- a CDS encoding polysaccharide biosynthesis protein; the encoded protein is MDKNNNFLKGAAILSIAGIITKILGAIYRIPLSNIIQSEGMGYYSTAYPLYTLLLSISTAGFPVAIAKLVSEKRAVKDFKGAERVFKVALMGLSIGGLLTSLFLFLTADSMVERMGNSNAYYALVALVPALFVVPIMSAFRGYFQGRQLMTPTALSQIMEQLFRVGSGLLLTYLLLDKGIPMAAGGASLGGSIGAIMATLTMIFIYFYGRKEAKKELESSIYTEEYGIGTIIKDLLIIAIPITLGSAIVPIMDTIDVAIVLKRLQSIGYLESEANALYGNLKGMAQTVINLPQVFSLAIAMSLVPVISDANARRKKKEVETISSSGIRMTLLIGLPCAFGLFVLARPIIGLLYYKNDLETITNIGNLLSVLSFGVIFLTLVQILSSILQGLGKPIVPAINLFIGAIVKVILSYILTAIPSINIYGAAISTVAAFGIAAILDLISVISLAKVKLNFKDIFVKPFISSLSMAIAAFLSYLFLMDIIGEKLATIVAILVGVVVYGIFLIITGTITEEDFNLLPKGDKIGKKLSKFKLLK